In Patagioenas fasciata isolate bPatFas1 chromosome 20, bPatFas1.hap1, whole genome shotgun sequence, a genomic segment contains:
- the MAN1B1 gene encoding endoplasmic reticulum mannosyl-oligosaccharide 1,2-alpha-mannosidase: MYSAAAAAASSSPPRRDFISVTLSPEEAVGVGGYNNSKAWRRRSCWRKWKQLSRLQRSVILFVFAFLTVCGVISYTSVGEPWKSLTNKPLDEQNTEPEIPGLKLANPAVLPAPQKADANRGDYPELSPQKPPKPPHVRRGPSNLQIKPPRRDVRPKSRHDTSSVGHELVRAERNEKTEKSVISWRGAVIETDQSTEPPSSKIKEPEKPSSVEAEDQKEPVPINDRQLAVIEAFRHAWKGYKEFSWGHDELKPLSKSYSEWFGLGLTLIDALDTMWILGLKEEFEEARKWVANDLVFDKNVDVNLFESTIRILGGLLSTYHLSGDSLFLEKAKDIGNRLMPAFKTPSKIPYSDVNIGRGTAHPPRWTSDSTVAEVTSIQLEFRELSRLTGDEKFQKAVDEVMKHVHTLSGKNDGLVPMFINTNSGQFTHLGVYTLGARADSYYEYLLKQWIQGGKKENELLEDYVRAIEGVKKHLVQRSQPKQLTFVGELAHGHFSAKMDHLVCFLPGTLALGAHNGLTADHMQLAEALIETCYQMYAQVETGLSPEIVHFNLHAEKGHKDVEIKPADRHNLLRPETVESLFYMYRFTGDKKYQDWGWEILQNFNKYTRVSTGGYTSINNVQNPSNPEPRDKMESFFLGETLKYMFLLFSDDIDLINLDKYVFNTEAHPLPIWAPA, from the exons ATGTACtcggctgccgccgccgccgcctcctcctctccGCCGCGACGGGACTTCATCTCCGTCACCCTCAGCCCGGAGGAGGCGGTGGGCGTCGGCGGCTATAACAACAGCAAGGCCTGGAGGCGGCGCTCCTGCTGGCGG AAATGGAAGCAACTGTCTCGACTACAGCGGAGCGTCATTCTCTTTGTGTTTGCCTTCTTGACCGTCTGTGGAGTCATTTCCTACACAAGCGTGGGGGAACCGTGGAAAA GTCTAACAAACAAACCACTGGATGAGCAGAACACAGAACCAGAAATTCCTGGATTAAAGCTGGCAAATCCAGCTGttctcccagcaccccagaaagCAGATGCCAACCGTGGAGACTACCCAGAGCTTTCACCACAG aaGCCTCCAAAGCCGCCTCACGTTCGGCGCGGTCCTTCCAACCTTCAGATCAAACCGCCGCGGAGGGACGTGCGGCCGAAGAGCCGCCATGACACCAGCAGTGTCGGACACGAGCTGGTCCGAGCTGAGCGAAATgagaaaacagagaaatctgtcatcAG ctggagaggagcagtGATAGAAACCGACCAAAGCACTGAACCTCCCTCGAGTAAAATAAAGGAACCAGAAAAACCTTCATCTGTGGAAGCCGAAGACCAGAAGGAACCAG TGCCCATCAATGACCGCCAGCTGGCCGTGATCGAGGCGTTCCGCCATGCCTGGAAGGGGTACAAGGAGTTTTCCTGGGGCCACGATGAGCTGAAGCCTTTGTCCAAGTCCTACAGCGAGTGGTTTGGACTTGGCCTTACCTTAATTGACGCCTTGGATACCATGTGGATTTTAGGCTTAAAAGAAG AGTTTGAAGAAGCAAGAAAATGGGTAGCAAACGATTTAGTATTTGATAAAAACGTGGATGTGAACCTGTTTGAGAGCACGATCCGTATCCTGGGGGGCTTGCTgagcacctaccacctctctggagaCAGCCTCTTCTTGGAGAAAGCC AAAGACATTGGGAACAGGCTCATGCCAGCGTTCAAGACCCCGTCCAAGATCCCGTATTCGGATGTGAACATCGGCCGGGGCACCGCGCACCCACCCCGCTGGACATCCGACAGCACCGTGGCCGAGGTGACCAGCATTCAGCTGGAGTTCAGGGAGCTCTCTCGTCTCACTGGAGATGAGAAATTCCAG aAAGCTGTAGATGAGGTGATGAAGCACGTTCACACCCTCTCAGGGAAAAATGATGGACTAGTGCCTATGTTCATAAACACCAACAGTGGGCAGTTCACTCACTTGGGGGTCTATACCCTGGGAGCCAGAGCTGACAGCTACTACGAGTATTTGCTCAAGCAATGGATtcagggagggaagaaagaaaacga GCTGTTGGAAGACTACGTGAGAGCCATAGAAGGGGTGAAAAAGCATCTTGTGCAGAGGTCGCAGCCCAAGCAGCTCACTTTCGTGGGAGAGCTCGCTCACGGCCACTTCAGTGCCAAGATG GATCACCTGGTTTGCTTTTTGCCTGGTACTTTGGCGCTGGGGGCTCACAACGGATTGACGGCTGATCATATGCAGCTGGCCGAAGCTCTTATAGAAACCTGTTACCAGATGTACGCTCAGGTAGAGACGGGCCTGAGTCCAGAGATCGTGCACTTCAATCTCCATGCAgaaaagggccacaaagatgtgGAAATCAAG CCTGCAGACAGGCACAACTTACTGCGCCCAGAGACTGTGGAAAGCCTTTTTTATATGTACCGCTTCACGGGTGATAAGAAATACCAGGACTGGGGCTGGGAAATCCTGCAGAACTTCAATAAATACACACGG GTTTCTACAGGCGGTTACACCTCCATTAACAACGTCCAGAACCCCAGCAACCCAGAGCCGCGAGATAAGATGGAGAGCTTCTTCCTTGGGGAAACACTCAAATACATGTTTCTGCTCTTCTCAGATGACATAGACTTGATCAACCTCGACAAATACGTATTTAACACAGAAGCTCATCCGCTCCCTATCTGGGCGCCAGCGTAG